A region of the Leptospirillum ferriphilum genome:
GTTAAAGACCCCGGATGAAGTTCCCCGGGTTTTTGTCCGGACAAATCGGGTCATAATGGAGGGCATAAGTGGTTCGAGAAGATTGAACCCAATAAAAAAGATCGTTAACCCTGCAATCAGTCCGACCTTGTTCGTATAGCCCGACAGGAAGATCAAGAAGCTCACGATGATCAAAAGAATCGAAAACAGAAATGTCTGTTTGAGTTTCTTCTTTTTTTCGGCATAGATCATGCCGGGAACCATCAGCACAAGTCCGGACAGAATCACCGGAAGATAGACATGCCACATCGCTTTTTCCGGCATATAGGAAGACAGAAGGATCGGGAAACTGACAAACACGGCTGTCAGGGACGAATGAAGCACAAAGACGGACAAATCCATTCTTAAAAGCGACGGAACACGGAGAACGTATCCCAATTGGTCAATGGAAAGCTCCATCTCGTTTTTCTGGACTGCACCCTGCGGGTTGGGGACAACGGCAAAAAGAATGACGAGAGACAGAAGAGAAAGGGCTGCCGTCATCCAGAAAAGAACAGAAACATCCCAATGAGCTCCGACAATCGGGCCTACAATCATTCCCATGGCAAATGCCAGCCCGATCGACATCCCGATTCCGGCCATGGCACGGGTACGCACTTCTTCCCGGGTCAAATCTGCCATCAAGGCGATGATGACCGACGCGATGGCTCCTGCCCCCTGAAGAAGTCTCCCCAGGAAGAGTGTCTCCACCGAGTGGGCCTCCGCCGCAACGACGGACCCCAGAAAGAAAATAATGAGACCCATTGCAATAACAGGCTTTCTTCCAAGCTTGTCGGACAACATCCCGAAAGGAACCTGGAACAGAGCCTGTGTCAAACCGTACCCTCCCAGCGCCAGTCCAAGCCAAAAGGGATCCGATCCGGGCATTTTCCGGGCATAAAGACTAATGACCGGCAAAACGATAAAGAGACCAAACATTCTGATTGAAAATATGAGACTAAGACTCATTAATGTCTTTTTCTCGAGGGGGGTCAAATCTTCCTTTTCCATATGCTTCCTTCCAGAAACAACGCTGACTTTTGTTCTTGATCACCTTGACGCAGGGACAGGAAAGGACTTTCCAA
Encoded here:
- a CDS encoding MFS transporter, whose protein sequence is MSLSLIFSIRMFGLFIVLPVISLYARKMPGSDPFWLGLALGGYGLTQALFQVPFGMLSDKLGRKPVIAMGLIIFFLGSVVAAEAHSVETLFLGRLLQGAGAIASVIIALMADLTREEVRTRAMAGIGMSIGLAFAMGMIVGPIVGAHWDVSVLFWMTAALSLLSLVILFAVVPNPQGAVQKNEMELSIDQLGYVLRVPSLLRMDLSVFVLHSSLTAVFVSFPILLSSYMPEKAMWHVYLPVILSGLVLMVPGMIYAEKKKKLKQTFLFSILLIIVSFLIFLSGYTNKVGLIAGLTIFFIGFNLLEPLMPSIMTRFVRTKTRGTSSGVFNMSQFLGAFVGGSAGGYLVSISDKVLFGGLLILSVVWFLVSLGLTDPNHLQIFERELGAEVNDPSPICRQVGAMTGVIDCRYLEKTKTLWVKYLKTDLSSDDLNRKLESLIANSPAQ